A window of Terriglobia bacterium genomic DNA:
CGGACATGGAGGTAAGAAGTATTACGGGCGGTTCGAAGATCTTTGAGGACGATACTCAACGGTCCGGCGCCGATCGTTTCGTCGACCAGAAAAACCAGCCGCCTGCCATTCGTGAAATTGACAGCCCGATTGAACCGGGAGTGGAGCGCATAGTCCCCCGGCTCAACCTGGTCTCCAATCGATAGCAATATCATGCCGAGTAAAACACCATTCCGTAGTTCTTGCTGTATTCAGACTCTCGCACCACTTCAATTTTTGCGCGGACTTCCATCCCGATCTTCGGATGTGGAATCTTGAGCTGGCCGGTCACGCGCATGCCGTTGTTCAACTCCACGATTCCAAGTCCGAGCTTGGCCACATTGAAATCAGGGGGGAGGGCATAAACGTTTGTGAAGGTCAGCAGCTTCCCCTCCTTGGGAAGGGGAACAGGGTCAAATTCATTATGCTCGTTCTTCCCGCATTTCTTGCACACCATGCGGTACGGATAATGAAGCTGCCCGCATTTCTTACACTGGTAGGCAAATATCTCCAGGGCCATGATCAGTCCTCCCTGATGAAAGTTAGGCAGACGACATTGTTGCCGAAACCGCCGAAGTTGCAGGTGAAGCCGATTTTGGCGTCCTTGACCTGGCGCTTTTCGGCCTCCCCGCGAAGTTGTAGCACGATCTCATGGGCCTGGCCGACCCCGGTTGCCCCCGTAGGGTGTCCTTTGGCCTTCAACCCTCCCGAGGGGTTGATGGGAATTTTTCCGCCGATTCGGGTTTCACCGCGCTCCAAGGCGAGGTGTCCTTCGCCTTTCTTGAAGAAGCCAACTTCTTCACTTTCCACAATCTCCAGGATCGTGAAGGCGTCATGCAGCTCCGCGACGTCGACATCCGCGGGGGTGACGCCTGCCATCTTGAACGCCTGGGATGCAGCACCTCGTACGGCCAGAAGGTCAGTCGGTTCCGCTCGTTCATGCACGCAATGCGTGTCGGTGGCCTGGCCAACACCGGCAAGCCGGATCATTGGCTTCTTCAACTTCTTCGCAACCTCAGCTGATGTCAGGATCACACAGGCCCCGCCATCCGAAACCGGGCAGCAGTCGTAAAACCTCAAAGGTTCAGAGACGTAAGGGTTGTTGGTCATGGCCTCGGGCGAGTCCAAGATCCCTTCAAGCGTGATCTTCTCGTGCAAGTGCGCGAAAAAGTTGAGTAGCGCGTTGTCATGATTCTTGACCGCCACCATAGCTAGATGACGCTCCGTTACACCATACTTCTGCATATACAAGCGCGCGAACATGGCCGCCTGCGACGGCAGGGTGACTCCATAGATGTACTCGGCCAGGGGATGGCTTAAGGTCGCGACAAAATCCGTGTCTTCCAGGTTGTTGACCTCGCGGAGCCGTTCGGCCGAGGTCACCAAAACGACGTCATGAAGCCCCGAGGCTACCGCCATAAAACCCTGCTTGATGGCCGACGCCCCCGAGGCGGGTCCATTCTCGATGGTTTCCGCCCCTGCGGGAGTCAGGCTCAAGGTGTCGACGACCGCGCTGGCAAGACCCGTCTGATGGTTCAGGCGGGCGCTTCCCATGTTGGCGACATAGACGTGGTCAACTTTCGAGAGACCAGCGTCTTTCAACGCCATCATCGCCGGGTATGCCGCAATTTCACTCAGGGGGTACTCCAGCCGGGTAAAGCTGGTGATTCCTATTCCAACAACGTAGACCTCGCGCATGATCATCCCTTCCTCTCTTGCTTCCAACGCTGGGACATCAGCGCGGTACCTGTGGAATCATAAAGCGAACGTGTGGCGGCAAGTAAATCGGTGGGTGGCGTGGGCGGATCACTCGGGGGAAGGATGGCTGCCTTCGCCTTCTCCAGCAGAGGCGGTGGAACCGGACGCCTCCCGACCACCACCGTGTCCCGGGCCTGATCGAACAGCGCCTTGGTCAATGACCAGGAGGGAACACCCCCTAATTCATGCGCCATGTGGAACCGTTTTTCGAGGCCATACTCGATCATCCAACGGCGGAAACCGATCGGCGACTCGGCAACGACCAGGACCTCTTTCTGCCCGATAATATCAATGTGGTACTCCATTTTGGCGGCAAAGGCATGAGCGCCCACCCGAAGGCCACGCCTCAGCGCCACGGTGTGGTATGACATCCCCACGTCTTTAGTGAGCAGGCGGCCATTCACGACCGCCGCCAGTTCGCCGTCGATCTGGGCAACCAGCACGTATTCGTCTTGAACGCGGTACCGATAATAGGCCAGCAATTCACTGTACAGGCGGACCGCGACAATATCGTAATAGTCTCTTTCTACATGGATTAAGGGTTCGACGTAACGCAGGATATCCGGAATGTCTTCGCGGCCCACCTGACGGATCACCATCTCATCCCC
This region includes:
- a CDS encoding OB-fold domain-containing protein, producing MALEIFAYQCKKCGQLHYPYRMVCKKCGKNEHNEFDPVPLPKEGKLLTFTNVYALPPDFNVAKLGLGIVELNNGMRVTGQLKIPHPKIGMEVRAKIEVVRESEYSKNYGMVFYSA
- a CDS encoding acetyl-CoA acetyltransferase, which translates into the protein MREVYVVGIGITSFTRLEYPLSEIAAYPAMMALKDAGLSKVDHVYVANMGSARLNHQTGLASAVVDTLSLTPAGAETIENGPASGASAIKQGFMAVASGLHDVVLVTSAERLREVNNLEDTDFVATLSHPLAEYIYGVTLPSQAAMFARLYMQKYGVTERHLAMVAVKNHDNALLNFFAHLHEKITLEGILDSPEAMTNNPYVSEPLRFYDCCPVSDGGACVILTSAEVAKKLKKPMIRLAGVGQATDTHCVHERAEPTDLLAVRGAASQAFKMAGVTPADVDVAELHDAFTILEIVESEEVGFFKKGEGHLALERGETRIGGKIPINPSGGLKAKGHPTGATGVGQAHEIVLQLRGEAEKRQVKDAKIGFTCNFGGFGNNVVCLTFIRED